A part of Phoenix dactylifera cultivar Barhee BC4 chromosome 2, palm_55x_up_171113_PBpolish2nd_filt_p, whole genome shotgun sequence genomic DNA contains:
- the LOC120109941 gene encoding receptor protein kinase TMK1-like isoform X1 produces the protein MPCLIVVKFTEYMQSGRATEKIDVYSFGVLVLEVLSGKRPTDSSFIEKDLNILGWMAAVRAWLLMALLASICLVKENNAEDIGYGTIGKGGGEVHCGVGHKGNCRPHEAAPYHRPCEKKDGCRGDPPNTEKIVEHDGNLPKPKAGKRIKDAEQLLHSLGPTPM, from the exons ATGCCTTGTCTGATTGTGGTCAAATTTACAGAGTACATGCAAAGTGGTAGGGCAACAGAAAAAATAGATGTATACAGCTTCGGAGTCTTGGTGCTGGAAGTTTTGAGTGGGAAACGACCCACTGATTCATCATTCATTGAGAAAGACTTGAATATTCTAGGATGG ATGGCTGCAGTCCGTGCATGGTTATTGATGGCATTACTCGCAAGCATTTGCTTGGTGAAAGAAAATAATGCAGAAGATATTGGTTACGGCACTATTGGAAAAGGTGGTGGTGAAGTTCATTGTGGAGTTGGACATAAGGGGAATTGTCGTCCTCATGAAGCAGCGCCTTACCATAGACCTTGCGAGAAAAAGGATGGGTGTAGAGGAGATCCACCGAACACGGAAAAGATAGTTGAACATGATGGAAATTTGCCGAAGCCCAAAGCAGGGAAGAGAATTAAAGATGCTGAACAGTTGCTTCACTCACTTGGGCCAACTCCCATGTGA
- the LOC120109941 gene encoding LRR receptor-like serine/threonine-protein kinase FEI 1 isoform X2, with protein MPCLIVVKFTEYMQSGRATEKIDVYSFGVLVLEVLSGKRPTDSSFIEKDLNILGWLNFLVLEDRQREIIDPHCDGVQIESLDALLSIAIQCVSSAPEERPTMHRMVQLLESEVMTPCLSDFYDSNSD; from the exons ATGCCTTGTCTGATTGTGGTCAAATTTACAGAGTACATGCAAAGTGGTAGGGCAACAGAAAAAATAGATGTATACAGCTTCGGAGTCTTGGTGCTGGAAGTTTTGAGTGGGAAACGACCCACTGATTCATCATTCATTGAGAAAGACTTGAATATTCTAGGATGG TTGAATTTCTTGGTCCTTGAGGACCGTCAAAGAGAAATAATTGATCCACACTGCGATGGCGTGCAGATTGAAAGCCTGGATGCTTTGCTCTCTATTGCCATTCAGTGTGTTTCCTCAGCTCCAGAAGAGCGGCCTACAATGCACAGAATGGTGCAATTATTGGAGTCAGAGGTTATGACACCGTGTCTGAGTGACTTTTATGACTCTAACTCAGATTAG
- the LOC120109942 gene encoding uncharacterized protein LOC120109942 encodes MKASWLLIGHPQDSAKEKMAAVRAWLLMALLASICLVKENNAEDIGYGTIGKGGGEVHCGVGHKGNCRPHEAAPYHRPCEKKDGCRGDPPNTKKIVEHDGNLPKPKAGKRIKDAEQLLHSLGPTPM; translated from the exons ATGAAAGCAAGTTGGTTGCTTATAGGTCATCCGCAAGATAGTGCAAAAGAAAAG ATGGCTGCAGTCCGTGCATGGTTATTGATGGCATTACTCGCAAGCATTTGCTTGGTGAAAGAAAATAATGCAGAAGATATTGGTTACGGCACTATTGGAAAAGGTGGTGGTGAAGTTCATTGTGGAGTTGGACATAAGGGGAATTGTCGTCCTCATGAAGCAGCGCCTTACCATAGACCTTGCGAGAAAAAGGATGGGTGTAGAGGAGATCCACCGAACACGAAAAAGATAGTTGAACATGATGGAAATTTGCCGAAGCCCAAAGCAGGGAAGAGAATTAAAGATGCTGAACAATTGCTTCACTCACTTGGGCCAACTCCCATGTGA